A window of the Phycicoccus sp. M110.8 genome harbors these coding sequences:
- a CDS encoding aminotransferase class V-fold PLP-dependent enzyme, producing the protein MSIATTDQTRGDADTTTARRTAPLAHARSQHLRPVPDVRTTEFAPLGETGALPAVVSERLLVPTLTGVVDYANFDHAASTPALVGVKQAVDTALRTYSSVHRGNGWASRVTSSWYEQARAEVAAFVGAREGDEVVFTRNSTDSFNLLARCLPRDTAVFVFESEHHAALLPWSARRTHRLPVPGSAADAAVLLRTALREHPARHRLVVLAGASNVTGEVWPVAELARIARRGGARVVLDAAQYAPHRAVDLAALDVDWVVLSGHKLYAPFGTGVLAGRSDWLDAAAPYLAGGGATKAVTDRGVVWQRGAARHEAGSPNVIGAIALAAACSALRAHRDAVEAHERALGRRLLEGLAAIEGVQAYSIFGPDHDRVAVATFTVDGLDSSLVSTALSAEHGIGVRDGKFCAHLCVDALLDDVDEEAPTTAVRASVGLATTAEHVERLLSAVAELAADGPAAEYVHGPSGWAPVVDPRALDVARPW; encoded by the coding sequence ATGTCGATCGCGACCACCGACCAGACCCGCGGTGACGCGGACACGACGACCGCGCGACGCACCGCCCCGCTGGCGCACGCCCGCAGCCAGCACCTGCGACCCGTGCCGGACGTCCGGACCACCGAGTTCGCCCCCCTCGGCGAGACGGGCGCCCTCCCCGCCGTCGTGTCCGAGCGGCTGCTGGTACCGACGCTGACCGGCGTCGTCGACTACGCGAACTTCGACCACGCGGCGTCCACCCCGGCCCTGGTCGGCGTCAAGCAGGCCGTCGACACCGCGCTGCGGACCTACTCCTCGGTCCACCGGGGCAACGGCTGGGCCTCGCGCGTGACGTCGTCGTGGTACGAGCAGGCGCGCGCCGAGGTCGCGGCCTTCGTGGGTGCGCGCGAGGGCGACGAGGTCGTCTTCACCCGTAACAGCACCGACTCGTTCAACCTGCTCGCGCGCTGCCTGCCCCGCGACACGGCAGTGTTCGTCTTCGAGTCCGAGCACCACGCGGCGCTGCTGCCGTGGTCCGCCCGACGCACCCACCGCCTGCCCGTGCCCGGGAGCGCGGCCGACGCCGCCGTCCTGCTGCGCACCGCCCTGCGCGAGCACCCCGCCCGGCACCGGCTCGTCGTCCTGGCGGGCGCCTCCAACGTCACCGGTGAGGTCTGGCCCGTCGCCGAGCTCGCGCGGATCGCCCGCCGGGGCGGCGCGCGGGTCGTCCTCGACGCGGCCCAGTACGCCCCGCACCGGGCGGTCGACCTCGCGGCGCTCGACGTCGACTGGGTCGTGCTGTCGGGGCACAAGCTGTACGCGCCGTTCGGCACGGGCGTCCTGGCGGGCCGCTCGGACTGGCTGGACGCCGCCGCTCCCTACCTCGCCGGCGGCGGCGCCACCAAGGCCGTCACCGACCGCGGTGTCGTCTGGCAGCGGGGCGCCGCCCGGCACGAGGCGGGCAGCCCCAACGTCATCGGCGCCATCGCCCTCGCCGCGGCATGCTCGGCCCTGCGCGCCCACCGTGACGCCGTCGAGGCGCACGAGCGCGCCCTCGGCCGTCGGCTGCTCGAGGGCCTGGCCGCGATCGAGGGCGTGCAGGCGTACTCGATCTTCGGTCCCGACCACGACCGGGTGGCCGTCGCGACGTTCACCGTCGACGGGCTCGACTCCTCGCTGGTGTCCACGGCACTGTCGGCCGAGCACGGCATCGGGGTGCGCGACGGCAAGTTCTGCGCGCACCTGTGCGTCGACGCGCTGCTCGACGACGTGGACGAGGAGGCGCCGACGACCGCGGTGCGGGCGAGCGTCGGCCTGGCGACCACGGCCGAGCACGTCGAGCGGCTGCTGTCGGCGGTCGCCGAGCTCGCTGCCGACGGTCCGGCCGCCGAGTACGTGCACGGCCCGTCGGGTTGGGCCCCGGTCGTGGACCCGCGCGCCCTCGACGTCGCCCGCCCCTGGTAG
- the dapA gene encoding 4-hydroxy-tetrahydrodipicolinate synthase — MSTHSPFGRLLTAMVSPMRPDGSLDEEGTRRLATHLLDTGHDGIVVNGTTGESATLSEDESIAMVRLVAETVGDRAQVVAGVGSNNTAHSVEMAHRAQEAGATGLLLVSPYYNKPTQPGLVAHCKAVAAATELPVMLYDIPGRTGIPFTTATLVELAQVPTIRAVKDAKGNAFETSKVLAATDLLYFSGDDATTLPWLALGAIGTVSVVGHVAGREYAAMLAAVDAGDLAAAREVHERLIPAVEAIMTPSQGAIMAKAALVELGVIEHATVRLPLVESPPEHLEALRAGLKESGLL; from the coding sequence ATGAGCACGCACAGCCCGTTCGGCCGCCTCCTGACGGCCATGGTCAGCCCGATGCGCCCGGACGGCAGCCTCGACGAGGAGGGCACGCGCCGGCTCGCGACCCACCTCCTCGACACCGGCCACGACGGCATCGTCGTCAACGGGACGACGGGGGAGTCGGCCACCCTGAGCGAGGACGAGAGCATCGCCATGGTGCGACTCGTCGCCGAGACCGTGGGCGACCGTGCCCAGGTGGTGGCCGGGGTCGGGTCGAACAACACCGCCCACAGCGTCGAGATGGCCCACCGAGCCCAGGAGGCCGGGGCCACCGGCCTGCTGCTCGTCAGCCCCTACTACAACAAGCCGACCCAGCCCGGCCTCGTCGCCCACTGCAAGGCTGTCGCCGCCGCCACCGAGCTCCCGGTGATGCTCTACGACATCCCCGGCCGCACCGGCATACCGTTCACGACGGCCACCCTGGTCGAGCTGGCGCAGGTGCCGACCATCCGGGCGGTCAAGGACGCCAAGGGCAACGCGTTCGAGACGAGCAAGGTCCTCGCCGCGACCGACCTGCTCTACTTCTCCGGCGACGACGCGACCACGCTGCCGTGGCTGGCGCTCGGGGCGATCGGCACCGTGAGCGTCGTGGGCCACGTGGCGGGCCGTGAGTATGCCGCGATGCTGGCCGCCGTCGACGCCGGCGACCTGGCCGCTGCGCGCGAGGTGCACGAGCGGCTGATCCCGGCGGTGGAGGCGATCATGACGCCGTCGCAGGGCGCGATCATGGCCAAGGCGGCCCTCGTCGAGCTCGGGGTGATCGAGCACGCGACGGTCCGGCTGCCACTCGTCGAGTCGCCACCGGAGCACCTCGAGGCGCTGCGCGCCGGTCTCAAGGAGTCGGGTCTGCTGTGA
- a CDS encoding GNAT family N-acetyltransferase, with protein MAHDHPHPPGPLADASVRTARESDAPAVGLVQATVFREAYAGVLPGDVVDGFEPQAFASAWRRSLASPPAGVYRLLVACAGEQVVGFASIGPSQDPDASPETGELGVLGVHPQARRSGHGSRLLNAAVDTLRGAGAEALSTWVLADDEATRAFLMTAGLHPDGAFRDRVVSPDGTTAREVRLVADITAPPPA; from the coding sequence ATGGCGCACGACCACCCGCACCCGCCCGGACCCCTCGCCGACGCGAGCGTGCGCACCGCCCGTGAGAGCGACGCACCGGCCGTGGGCCTGGTGCAGGCGACGGTCTTCCGCGAGGCGTATGCCGGGGTGCTGCCCGGCGACGTCGTGGACGGCTTCGAGCCGCAGGCGTTCGCGAGCGCCTGGCGGCGGTCGCTGGCCTCGCCACCGGCCGGGGTCTACCGGCTGCTGGTGGCCTGTGCCGGGGAGCAGGTGGTCGGGTTCGCCTCGATCGGTCCGAGCCAGGACCCCGACGCCTCGCCGGAGACCGGGGAGCTCGGCGTCCTCGGGGTCCACCCCCAGGCCCGGCGCAGCGGCCACGGGTCGCGGCTGCTCAACGCCGCCGTCGACACACTGCGGGGTGCCGGTGCAGAGGCCCTCTCCACGTGGGTCCTGGCCGACGACGAGGCGACCCGGGCGTTCCTCATGACCGCGGGGCTGCACCCCGACGGCGCGTTCCGCGACCGGGTCGTGTCCCCCGACGGCACGACCGCGCGCGAGGTCCGACTCGTCGCCGACATCACGGCGCCACCGCCGGCATGA
- a CDS encoding thymidylate synthase, whose translation MQQYLDLLDHVLTTGVDKSDRTGTGTRSVFGYQMRFDLAEGFPVLTTKKLHLKSIIGELIWFLRGDSNVRWLQERGITIWDEWADENGDLGPVYGYQWRSWPTPDGRHVDQIAKVIESIRTNPDSRRHIVSAWNVADVDDMALPPCHTMFQFYVTPATEGRRARLSCQLYQRSADIFLGVPFNIASYALLTMVVAQLTDLEPGEFVHTLGDAHLYSNHFEQARLQLTREPLPLPTMRITPHASIDDYDLGDFELVGYEAHPSIKAPIAV comes from the coding sequence GTGCAGCAGTACCTTGACCTCCTCGACCACGTCCTCACCACCGGGGTGGACAAGTCCGACCGCACGGGCACGGGCACGCGCTCGGTCTTCGGCTACCAGATGCGGTTCGACCTGGCCGAGGGCTTCCCGGTCCTGACGACCAAGAAGCTGCACCTCAAGTCGATCATCGGCGAGCTCATCTGGTTCCTGCGCGGCGACTCCAACGTCCGCTGGCTGCAGGAGCGCGGCATCACGATCTGGGACGAGTGGGCCGACGAGAACGGCGACCTCGGACCGGTCTACGGCTACCAGTGGCGGTCGTGGCCGACGCCCGACGGCCGGCACGTCGACCAGATCGCCAAGGTCATCGAGTCGATCCGCACCAACCCCGACAGCCGGCGCCACATCGTCAGCGCCTGGAACGTCGCCGACGTCGACGACATGGCCCTGCCGCCGTGCCACACGATGTTCCAGTTCTACGTCACGCCCGCGACCGAGGGGCGCCGAGCGCGGCTGTCGTGCCAGCTCTACCAGCGGTCGGCGGACATCTTCCTCGGCGTCCCGTTCAACATCGCGTCGTACGCCCTGCTCACGATGGTCGTCGCCCAGCTCACCGACCTCGAGCCGGGCGAGTTCGTGCACACCCTCGGCGACGCCCACCTGTACTCCAACCACTTCGAGCAGGCCCGGCTGCAGCTGACCCGTGAGCCGCTCCCCCTGCCGACCATGCGGATCACGCCCCACGCCTCGATCGACGACTACGACCTCGGCGACTTCGAGCTCGTCGGGTACGAGGCGCACCCCTCGATCAAGGCGCCGATCGCCGTATGA
- a CDS encoding GrpB family protein, with protein MTAARRHRRPDVTTVELVGGVEKRSLVIVDHDPAWPRTYAEHEERIRRALGPAAVQVEHIGSTSVPGLAAKPIIDVLVTVEDITAEEDHVDLLLDAGYQLRVREPGHRLVRTPARDVHVHLLEVGDQAAADYLLFRDRLRAGPADRRLYEDTKRALVDQDWADMNAYAEAKTDVVSAIKDRARRSTSDLSPGR; from the coding sequence GTGACAGCAGCCCGACGACACCGCCGCCCCGACGTCACCACCGTGGAGTTGGTGGGCGGCGTCGAGAAGCGCTCCCTGGTCATCGTGGACCACGACCCCGCGTGGCCACGGACCTACGCCGAGCACGAGGAGCGCATCCGCCGGGCGCTCGGCCCAGCGGCCGTGCAGGTGGAGCACATCGGCTCCACCTCGGTGCCCGGTCTGGCTGCGAAGCCGATCATCGACGTCCTCGTCACGGTCGAGGACATCACCGCCGAGGAGGACCACGTCGACCTCCTGCTGGACGCCGGCTACCAGCTCCGTGTCCGCGAGCCGGGGCACCGCTTGGTCAGGACCCCCGCCCGCGACGTGCACGTGCACCTGCTCGAGGTCGGCGACCAGGCGGCCGCCGACTACCTGCTGTTCCGTGACCGCCTCCGCGCGGGCCCGGCCGACCGCCGGCTCTACGAGGACACCAAGCGCGCCCTGGTCGATCAGGACTGGGCTGACATGAACGCCTACGCCGAGGCCAAGACCGACGTCGTGAGCGCAATCAAGGACCGTGCCCGCCGGTCCACGTCCGACCTCAGTCCCGGCCGGTGA
- a CDS encoding dihydrofolate reductase — protein sequence MTQVTLIAAVGRNGVIGADNDMPWHLPEDFAFFKRTTMGHPMVMGRKTFDSIGRVLPGRRTIVITRQPDWSHADVETAHSLSEALALAGPADEVFVCGGGQVYAEAMPFARRLLITEVDQAPDGDVTFPTIDRAAWREVSRERRDGFSWVAYERA from the coding sequence ATGACCCAGGTGACGCTCATCGCGGCGGTCGGGCGCAACGGCGTCATCGGCGCCGACAACGACATGCCCTGGCACCTCCCGGAGGACTTCGCGTTCTTCAAGCGGACGACCATGGGCCACCCGATGGTGATGGGGCGCAAGACGTTCGACTCCATCGGCCGGGTGCTGCCCGGCCGCCGGACCATCGTCATCACCCGCCAGCCCGACTGGTCGCACGCCGACGTCGAGACCGCCCACTCGCTGAGCGAGGCCCTCGCCCTGGCGGGTCCCGCCGACGAGGTGTTCGTGTGCGGTGGCGGGCAGGTCTACGCCGAGGCGATGCCGTTCGCGCGCCGGCTGCTCATCACCGAGGTCGACCAGGCCCCCGACGGCGACGTCACCTTCCCCACGATCGACCGCGCCGCGTGGCGAGAGGTGAGCCGCGAGCGCCGCGACGGGTTCAGCTGGGTCGCCTACGAGCGCGCCTGA
- a CDS encoding FtsK/SpoIIIE family DNA translocase, translating to MATRPSTSTRSSSGRGTTTRPANRRGAAPRTAAARGKGNAAKGGGLPLPLRALRGTWMGMAHVAGGAVRRVGTSARDLEPEHRRDGFGFLLLGLAIVVAAREWWSFQGPVGDVIHAVVAGTFGRVAYAVPLALLFLGVRLLRAPQEDAANSRIGIGLGALAFAASGLTHVAAGVPEPPQGADAMRDGGGIIGFLASSPLEAAVSVYGTVPILLMLGFFGVLVMTATPVHMIPERLAELRDHLLHREHREEPVAEPVAEKPRRRRRPEPEGPLEGDEAFEQAALVDKDGKRLRPGQKRPTAPGVLPPAGDKTPGAAAQSPAVEVKAPLEAPPTTPLPQRVEQLALAGDVTYTLPDNAILEPGSPHKTRSAANDRVVEALTQVMEQFDIDAQVTGFTRGPTVTRYEVELGRGTKVERVTALSKNIAYAVASADVRILSPIPGKSAIGIEIPNTDREKVSLGDVLRSQAARSNEHPMVMGVGKDVEGGYVVANLAKMPHLLVAGATGAGKSSFVNSMITSILMRSTPDEVRMVLVDPKRVELNGYEGIPHLITPIITNPKKAAEALQWVVREMDTRYDDLAQFGYKHVDDFNKAVKSGKVKPLPGSERVIQPYPYLLVIVDELADLMMVAPRDVEESIVRITQLARAAGIHLVLATQRPSVDVVTGLIKANVPSRMAFATSSLADSRVVLDQPGAEKLIGQGDALFLPMGASKPMRVQGAWVTESEIQQVVKHVTDQLKPNYRDDVTVVAAKKQVDDDIGDDLDLLLQATELVVTTQFGSTSMLQRKLRVGFAKAGRLMDLLESRGVVGPSEGSKARDVLVKPDDLPTTLALMRGEDVPDPEPVFDVDADDGADSTGEVPTQAYAADPRYANDPVAAQFAGVEEVEESQDAWELTGRD from the coding sequence ATGGCGACACGTCCGTCCACCTCCACGCGCTCCTCGAGCGGCCGGGGCACCACGACCCGCCCGGCCAACCGGCGCGGGGCGGCACCGCGCACCGCTGCCGCCCGGGGCAAGGGCAACGCCGCCAAGGGCGGCGGCCTGCCGCTGCCGCTGCGGGCCCTGCGCGGCACGTGGATGGGCATGGCCCACGTCGCGGGCGGCGCGGTCCGCCGCGTCGGGACCAGCGCCCGTGACCTCGAGCCCGAGCACCGTCGCGACGGGTTCGGCTTCCTCCTCCTCGGCCTGGCGATCGTCGTCGCCGCCCGCGAGTGGTGGTCCTTCCAGGGTCCGGTCGGAGACGTCATCCACGCCGTCGTCGCCGGCACCTTCGGACGCGTCGCGTACGCCGTGCCGCTGGCCCTGCTCTTCCTGGGGGTCCGGCTGCTGCGCGCCCCGCAGGAGGACGCGGCGAACTCGCGCATCGGCATCGGCCTGGGCGCCCTCGCCTTCGCCGCCTCCGGCCTGACCCACGTCGCCGCCGGGGTGCCCGAGCCTCCGCAGGGGGCCGACGCCATGCGTGACGGCGGCGGGATCATCGGCTTCCTCGCGTCCAGCCCGCTCGAGGCCGCGGTCTCCGTCTACGGCACGGTGCCGATCCTGCTCATGCTGGGCTTCTTCGGCGTGCTCGTCATGACCGCCACCCCGGTCCACATGATCCCCGAGCGGCTCGCCGAGCTGCGCGACCACCTGCTGCACCGCGAGCACCGCGAGGAGCCCGTGGCCGAGCCGGTCGCCGAGAAGCCGCGCCGCCGGCGCCGGCCCGAACCCGAGGGCCCCCTGGAGGGGGACGAGGCGTTCGAGCAGGCCGCGCTCGTCGACAAGGACGGCAAGCGGCTGCGCCCCGGGCAGAAGCGACCCACGGCCCCGGGCGTCCTGCCCCCGGCCGGTGACAAGACGCCCGGCGCGGCCGCGCAGAGCCCCGCCGTCGAGGTCAAGGCGCCCCTGGAGGCGCCTCCCACCACGCCGCTGCCGCAGCGGGTGGAGCAGCTGGCGCTCGCCGGCGACGTCACCTACACGCTGCCCGACAACGCCATCCTCGAGCCCGGTTCGCCGCACAAGACCCGCAGCGCCGCCAACGACCGCGTCGTCGAGGCGCTGACCCAGGTCATGGAGCAGTTCGACATCGACGCCCAGGTCACCGGCTTCACGCGCGGCCCGACCGTGACCCGGTACGAGGTCGAGCTCGGCCGCGGCACCAAGGTCGAGCGCGTCACCGCGCTGTCCAAGAACATCGCGTATGCCGTGGCCTCCGCGGACGTGCGCATCCTGTCGCCGATCCCCGGCAAGTCCGCGATCGGCATCGAGATCCCCAACACCGACCGCGAGAAGGTCAGCCTCGGCGACGTCCTGCGCAGCCAGGCGGCGCGCAGCAACGAGCACCCGATGGTCATGGGCGTCGGCAAGGACGTCGAGGGCGGCTACGTCGTGGCCAACCTCGCGAAGATGCCGCACCTGCTCGTCGCGGGTGCGACCGGCGCCGGCAAGTCCTCCTTCGTCAACTCGATGATCACCTCGATCCTCATGCGCTCCACCCCGGACGAGGTGCGCATGGTCCTCGTCGACCCCAAGCGCGTCGAGCTCAACGGCTACGAGGGCATCCCGCACCTCATCACGCCGATCATCACGAACCCGAAGAAGGCCGCCGAGGCGCTGCAGTGGGTCGTGCGCGAGATGGACACGCGCTACGACGACCTCGCGCAGTTCGGGTACAAGCACGTCGACGACTTCAACAAGGCGGTCAAGTCCGGCAAGGTCAAGCCGCTGCCGGGCAGCGAGCGTGTCATCCAGCCGTACCCCTACCTGCTGGTCATCGTCGACGAGCTCGCCGACCTCATGATGGTCGCCCCGCGCGACGTCGAGGAGTCGATCGTCCGCATCACCCAGCTCGCCCGGGCCGCCGGCATCCACCTCGTGCTGGCCACGCAGCGCCCGTCCGTCGACGTCGTCACCGGCCTCATCAAGGCGAACGTGCCGAGCCGCATGGCCTTCGCGACCTCGAGCCTCGCCGACAGCCGGGTCGTGCTCGACCAGCCCGGCGCCGAGAAGCTCATCGGCCAGGGTGACGCGCTGTTCCTGCCCATGGGCGCCAGCAAGCCGATGCGCGTCCAGGGCGCCTGGGTCACCGAGTCGGAGATCCAGCAGGTCGTCAAGCACGTGACCGACCAGCTCAAGCCCAACTACCGCGACGACGTCACGGTCGTGGCGGCCAAGAAGCAGGTCGACGACGACATCGGCGACGACCTCGACCTGCTGCTGCAGGCGACCGAGCTCGTCGTCACGACGCAGTTCGGCTCGACCTCGATGCTCCAGCGCAAGCTGCGGGTCGGCTTCGCCAAGGCGGGGCGGCTCATGGACCTGCTCGAGTCCCGCGGTGTCGTGGGCCCCTCCGAGGGCTCCAAGGCGCGCGACGTGCTCGTCAAGCCCGACGACCTGCCGACCACGCTGGCGCTCATGCGCGGGGAGGACGTGCCGGACCCCGAGCCGGTCTTCGACGTGGACGCCGATGACGGCGCGGACTCGACGGGCGAGGTCCCCACGCAGGCGTATGCCGCGGACCCGCGGTACGCGAACGACCCTGTCGCGGCGCAGTTCGCCGGGGTCGAGGAGGTCGAGGAGTCGCAGGACGCCTGGGAGCTCACCGGCCGGGACTGA
- a CDS encoding ribonuclease J — MSHPHPELTAPAPLVDGGVRIVALGGLGEVGRNMAVIEHAGQLLVIDCGVLFPEDHHPGVDLILPDFEYIEDRLDDIQAIVLTHGHEDHIGAVPYLLRRKPDIPLVGSMLTLALVEAKLKEHRITPYTLGVKEGMRERLGVFDCEFVAVNHSIPDALAVFVRTPGGTILHTGDFKMDQLPLDRRLTDLRAFARLGEEGVDLFMTDSTNAEVPGFTTPERDIAPAIDKVFRHAERRIIVACFSSHVHRVQQVLDAAEKSGRKVAMVGRSMIRNMGIAADLGYLHVPDNVLVDVKKLDDLPDDRVVLICTGSQGEPMAALSRMANRDHRIDVGEGDTVLLASSLIPGNENAVYRVINGLMRLGANVVHKGNAKVHVSGHASAGELLYCYNIVKPRNVMPVHGEWRHLVANAALAEQTGVDRDNIVVAEDGVVVDLVDGRARIVGAVPCGYTYVDGSSVGEFDEALLKDRRILRDEGFISVIVVMDAATGKIAAGPEIQARGFAEDDEIFNQVRPKIEQALAEATGKGVTESYQLEQVMRRAVGSWVGGKIRRRPMIIPVVIQA, encoded by the coding sequence GTGAGCCACCCCCACCCCGAGCTGACCGCACCCGCTCCGCTCGTCGACGGCGGCGTGCGCATCGTCGCCCTCGGCGGCCTCGGCGAGGTCGGCCGCAACATGGCCGTCATCGAGCACGCCGGGCAGCTGCTCGTCATCGACTGCGGCGTGCTCTTCCCCGAGGACCACCACCCGGGCGTCGACCTGATCCTGCCCGACTTCGAGTACATCGAGGACCGCCTCGACGACATCCAGGCGATCGTGCTCACCCACGGTCACGAGGACCACATCGGCGCGGTCCCGTACCTGCTCAGGCGCAAGCCCGACATCCCGCTGGTCGGCTCGATGCTCACCCTCGCGCTGGTCGAGGCCAAGCTCAAGGAGCACCGGATCACGCCGTACACGCTCGGCGTCAAGGAGGGGATGCGCGAGCGGCTCGGCGTCTTCGACTGCGAGTTCGTGGCCGTCAACCACTCGATCCCCGACGCGCTGGCCGTCTTCGTGCGCACGCCGGGCGGGACGATCCTGCACACCGGCGACTTCAAGATGGACCAGCTGCCGCTGGACCGCCGCCTCACCGACCTGCGGGCGTTCGCCCGGCTGGGGGAGGAGGGCGTGGACCTGTTCATGACCGACTCGACCAACGCCGAGGTGCCCGGGTTCACCACGCCCGAGCGCGACATCGCGCCGGCGATCGACAAGGTCTTCCGGCACGCCGAGCGCCGCATCATCGTCGCCTGCTTCTCCTCGCACGTGCACCGGGTCCAGCAGGTCCTCGACGCCGCGGAGAAGTCCGGGCGCAAGGTCGCGATGGTCGGGCGGTCGATGATCCGCAACATGGGCATCGCCGCGGACCTCGGCTACCTGCACGTCCCCGACAACGTGCTCGTCGACGTCAAGAAGCTCGACGACCTGCCCGACGACCGGGTGGTCCTCATCTGCACCGGGTCGCAGGGCGAGCCCATGGCGGCGCTGTCCCGCATGGCCAACCGCGACCACCGGATCGACGTCGGCGAGGGCGACACCGTGCTGCTCGCGTCGTCGCTCATCCCCGGCAACGAGAACGCCGTCTACCGCGTCATCAACGGCCTCATGCGCCTGGGCGCGAACGTCGTGCACAAGGGCAACGCCAAGGTGCACGTCTCGGGCCACGCCAGCGCCGGCGAGCTGCTCTACTGCTACAACATCGTCAAGCCCCGCAACGTCATGCCGGTGCACGGCGAGTGGCGCCACCTCGTGGCCAACGCCGCCCTCGCCGAGCAGACCGGAGTCGACCGCGACAACATCGTCGTGGCCGAGGACGGCGTGGTCGTCGACCTCGTCGACGGCCGGGCCCGGATCGTCGGCGCCGTCCCGTGCGGCTACACCTATGTCGACGGGTCGTCGGTGGGCGAGTTCGACGAGGCGCTGCTCAAGGACCGGCGCATCCTGCGCGACGAGGGCTTCATCTCGGTCATCGTCGTCATGGACGCCGCCACCGGGAAGATCGCGGCCGGCCCCGAGATCCAGGCCCGCGGCTTCGCCGAGGACGACGAGATCTTCAACCAGGTGCGGCCCAAGATCGAGCAGGCGCTGGCAGAGGCGACCGGCAAGGGCGTCACCGAGTCCTACCAGCTCGAGCAGGTCATGCGCCGGGCGGTCGGCAGCTGGGTCGGTGGCAAGATCCGCCGTCGCCCGATGATCATCCCCGTCGTCATCCAGGCCTGA